A section of the Parasteatoda tepidariorum isolate YZ-2023 chromosome 6, CAS_Ptep_4.0, whole genome shotgun sequence genome encodes:
- the LOC139424767 gene encoding RNA pyrophosphohydrolase-like, with product MSNEIEDSSKICISCSKSYTTPSFIMNLGNCNHDVCKVCLYDNNAKTGSQSCPYCQYPIAEQQLEMILKCTQDTNGCLEDISYQKIYQSAGGILVRRIDGIVHYLAVLQKRFNMDLQWVSPKGRLEGTETSLEAAKREISEEVGLQTLTLIDFICKQCYSYTESDKMYKKTVFWYLFNVEEPNELKLNDEEGFIEGKWLSFEECLSTFSHETFIEIIKMADSVLKE from the coding sequence atgtcgaatgaaattgAAGACAGTTCAAAAATCTGCATTTCATGCAGTAAGAGCTACACAACGCCATCTTTTATCATGAATTTAGGCAACTGCAACCACGATGTTTGCAAAGTCTGTTTGTATGATAATAACGCCAAAACTGGAAGCCAATCATGCCCATATTGCCAATATCCAATAGCAGAACAGCAGCTTGAAATGATACTGAAATGCACGCAAGATACAAACGGTTGTTTAGAAGATATATCCTATCAAAAAATTTACCAATCTGCTGGAGGTATCCTTGTTCGCAGAATCGATGGCATTGTGCATTATTTAGCTGTTCTCCAGAAACGATTTAATATGGATCTGCAGTGGGTGTCCCCTAAAGGTCGATTGGAGGGAACTGAAACGTCTTTAGAAGCAGCTAAACGAGAGATTTCCGAAGAAGTAGGATTGCAGACACTaacattaattgattttatttgtaagCAGTGTTATTCCTACACAGAAAGTGATAAAATGTACAAGAAGACAGTATTTTGGTATCTTTTTAACGTTGAAGAACCAAATGAGTTGAAGTTGAACGATGAGGAGGGGTTTATTGAGGGAAAATGGTTGTCTTTTGAAGAATGCCTTAGTACATTTTCTCATGAAACTTTTATCGAGATTATCAAGATGGCTGATTCTGTATTGAAAGAATAG
- the LOC107456913 gene encoding dynein regulatory complex subunit 2-like (The sequence of the model RefSeq protein was modified relative to this genomic sequence to represent the inferred CDS: added 98 bases not found in genome assembly): MDDEDKDISSNLESVNERETMDDALNEELENKSNASESSEKLETLEDVQNLPVKQSLEKQSEKKEPVSEKEGESDSLSKKNETLKAEKQQEDISQKDKEALLLREDEIEASKTEKQQVESLLQTEKEGSVLGEDEIEAPKREEQQGADALQKDKEGSLLSDDEEVGKEEKRREKMKVLLSGYLEMKTRKEIEKALLNEKKIIAQWLYPFRGTYQKEWELEMKKLKLGFQRALDFKKAHIEAIQTERKLVELNHLWADSAHYKISQELFDFLNLRCEKLKTRYMEELEETKRYYLEREKEITDKCTKAEERAKALARMRRTVHDKTLQKTNETIERFRDESEFYKVKETELIKMKHLTHVEIITKELQASISPPEHKIEEIRALFMDWKTKYEGYLTVSEKIKKRMENYGKEIPQLEAKVASERKKLEDIRKENKMEKQIRMEEVTRLQKEARNYDKLDPSLRKMITASEEVMIQLRERKSKLDKIRKLKTMCDKLETENDNILSDIILLEPNEMKDLKENDCLPMITDLCAGNVEDHNLLHNVHRKISKVKLQNQFLLHNIENLKIENKALKSDMKKYLHLISRREWERLPEDKYATLYELPGKTSQNAHVPAESDKHERFKANLKLLNNRFHPSNKELIRGLGNM, encoded by the coding sequence taatgcATCCGAAAGCtctgaaaaattagaaacattagaaGATGTTCAGAATCTTCCAGTGAAACAGTCATTGGAAAAACAATCTGAGAAGAAAGAACCAGTTAGTGAAAAAGAAGGTGAATCAGATAGTTTGTCAAAGAAAAATGAGACTTTAAAAGCAGAAAAGCAACAGGAagatatctcgcaaaaagacaAAGAGGCTTTGTTGTTGCGCGAAGATGAAATCGAGGcttcaaaaacagaaaaacaacaAGTAGAAAGCTTATTGCAAACAGAAAAGGAGGGTTCAGTGTTAGGTGAAGATGAAATCGAGGCTCCAAAAAGAGAAGAACAACAAGGTGCAGATGCATTGCAAAAAGACAAGGAGGGTTCGTTATTGAGTGATGATGAGGAAGTTGGTAAAGAAGAGAAACGCCGAGAAAAGATGAAAGTCTTACTTTCTGgatatttagaaatgaaaacgaGGAAGGAAATTGAAAAAGCTCTACTGAATGAGAAGAAAATCATTGCTCAGTGGCTCTATCCTTTCAGAGGCACTTATCAGAAAGAGTGGGAGCTGGAAATGAAGAAGCTAAAACTTGGATTTCAGAGGGCTTTGGATTTTAAGAAAGCTCATATAGAGGCAATCCAGACAGAGCGAAAACTTGTCGAGCTTAACCACTTGTGGGCGGACAGTgcacattataaaatttcacaagAACTTTTTGACTTTTTGAATCTGCGGTGTGAGAAACTGAAAACTCGATATATGGAAGAGTTGGAAGAAACCAAGAGATATTATCTGGaaagggaaaaagaaataacagaTAAATGCACGAAGGCTGAGGAAAGAGCTAAGGCTTTGGCTCGCATGCGAAGGACTGTTCACGACAAAACTCTTCAGAAAACTAACGAAACTATCGAGCGTTTCAGGGATGAGagtgaattttataaagtaaaagagACTGAGCTAATAAAGATGAAACATTTGACTCATGTTGAAATAATAACTAAGGAGCTTCAAGCTTCGATTTCGCCTCCAGAGCATAAAATAGAAGAAATCAGAGCTTTGTTTATGGATTGGAAAACGAAATACGAAGGCTACCTCACcgtgagtgaaaaaattaagaaaaggatgGAAAATTATGGCAAAGAAATACCTCAGCTAGAGGCCAAAGTTGCCTCAGAAAGGAAGAAACTAGAAGATATcagaaaggaaaacaaaatggaGAAGCAAATTCGAATGGAAGAAGTTACTAGATTGCAAAAAGAAGCCAGAAATTATGACAAATTAGACCCGTCGCTTCGCAAAATGATCACTGCCAGTGAAGAAGTAATGATACAGCTAAGAGAAAGGAAATCTAAATTGGATAAGATACGGAAGCTTAAAACTATGTGTGATAAGTTAGAAACTGAAAATGATAACATTCTATCAGACATCATTCTTCTAGAACCTAATGAAATGAAGGATTTGAAAGAGAACGATTGTTTGCCAATGATTACAGATTTGTGTGCTGGTAATGTAGAGGATCATAATTTACTTCATAACGTACACCGAAAGATAAGCAAAGTTAAActtcaaaatcaatttctcCTTcacaatattgaaaatttgaagataGAGAATAAAGCCTTGAAAAGtgatatgaaaaaatatcttcatcTTATTTCCAGGCGTGAATGGGAGAGACTTCCCGAGGATAAGTATGCTACTTTATATGAATTGCCAGGAAAAACTTCTCAAAATGCTCATGTACCTGCGGAATCCGATAAGCACGAACGTTTTAAGGCAAACTTGAAATTGTTGAACAATAGATTTCACCCTTCGAACAAAGAACTGATAAGGGGATTGGGTAACATGTAA